CCTAATGAGTATGGATTCCCAGCAGTAGCTGAATTTATGTCACCATTAATCAATATTAATGGTGTTGTATGGTTTGGTTCACTTGCTATTCTTTCATTAGTATTTGTTGTAGCTTTAGGATATAACATTGCTACAGGTTACAAAGTTAATCCACTTGCTGGTTCTTTAGTAGCAGTTGCATCATTTATCTTATTCTTACCACAAGAAGCAAGATTTATGGCAGAAATTAATGGTGCTATGCATGAAGTATCTTCTTGGGGATTCTTGAACTTTAATCAGTACTTAGGTGCAACAGGATTATTCCCTGCAATGGTAATAGGATTCTTCTCAACTATAATTTATAGTAAATTAATGATAAGAAAAGTTACTATTAACTTACCAGATTCAGTACCACCTGCAGTTAATAAAGCATTCGCATCTATATTACCTGGTGTTATAGCTATATATGCTTCAGCTACTTTAGCTTATCTTGTAACTACATATACAGGACAAACTTTAAATGATTTAATTGCTAAATATATTCAAGCTCCATTATTAGGATTATCACAAGGTGCATTCTCAGTAATATTATTAGCATTCTTAATTCAATTATTCTGGTTCTTTGGATTACATGGACACAATGTTCTTGCTCCATTTATAGATGGTATATATCAACCTGCATTACTTGCAAATGCTGAACACATTGCAAAAGGTGGAACAGTTGAAACATTACCATACTTATGGACAAGAGGATCATTTGATGCGTATCTTCAAATGGGTGGATCAGGAATAACTATAGCATTAATTATAGCTATATTCTTATTCTCAAAAAGAGAAGAACATAGAGCAGTTGCAAAACTTGGATTACCTATGGGTATATTCAATATTAACGAACCTATGATATTTGGTATGCCTATAGTATTAAATCCACTATACTTAATACCATTCTTATCAGTTTCAACTATATGTGCTATCATAGCATATGTTGCAACAGTTTTAGGAGTAGTACCTCCAGTATTCGTTCAAGTACCTTGGGTATTACCTCCAGGACTATATGCATTCTTTGCAACAGGTGGAAGCATTTCAGCAGCATTATTATCATTATTCAACGTATTTGTTGCATTCGTAATATGGACTCCATTTGTAATTATGGCAAATAGAATAAAAGAAAATTAATATAAGGGGTGGTTTTCCACCCCAATATAATATTTTAGGAGGATAAAATGAAATCATGGCCCATGTTTATAATTACCCTAGGTACTATAGCTATAGCAACTTATCCTTTGAATAATCAATTAATTAATCTTCTAATGGGTTTAACATTGGTAGTTTTAGGAATAATATTTTTAATTAGAGGTAATAAAAAATGAGAGTAGAACAAAAAATTAAAGTAACTCCAAAAGAGTTTTATGATTTTCTAATAGAAAATTTAAAAAAAGAAATGAAAATTACAGGTAAAGTAAAAGAAGGTATGAAATTTAATGTAAACCTTAAAACTAAAACTAATCAAATTGCTAAAAGTATAGTAGAAATAATATACCTTATTCCTGATACTAGATATAGTTTAAAATATATTTCTAGTTTAGGTGAAAATATAGTGGATTATCAAATTGAAAAGATAGGAGAGGAAGAAATAAAGATAATATATGATGAAGTTTATTATACTGAATCTCGTTTTCAAAGATATAATCAACTATTTATGGAACTAATATATTCTTTCTTCTTAAAAAGAAAGAAAAAAAAGATGTTAAAAGCAGTAGAAAATTATTTAATAAATAGAAGAACGGAGGCTAAAAATGATTAAATTTCCAGAAAAATTTTATTGGGGTAGTTCAATAAGTGCAGAACAAAGTGAAGGTAGATTTAGTGGAGATGGTAAAGGACTTACTACTTGGGATAAGTTTTTTGAAGTAGAGCCATATAAATTTCATAATGGGATAGGACCTGAAACTACAACTAGTATGTACAAATACTACGTAGATGATGTTAAATTATTAAAAGAAACAGGACATAATACATTTAGAACTTCTATATCTTGGGCAAGATTAATTCCTAATGGAGTAGGAGAAGTAAATGAAGAAGCAGTAAAATTTTATAGATCTTACTTTAATGCATTAAAAGAAGAAGGTATACAAGTTTTTGTAAACCTATCACATTTTGACACGCCACTTGCTTTAGAAGAAGAATTTGGCGGATTTGCAAGTAAGGTAGTAGTAGATGCTTATGCAAAATATGCAAGAACTTGTTTTGAATTATTTGGAGATACAGTTAAGACTTGGTTTACTTTCAATGAACCTATAGTTTCAGTTGAATGTGGATATTTAAAACAATATCATTACCCAACTGAAGTAGATCCTAAAAAAGCTGTACAAGTAGCATACAATATAGCGCTTGCATCAGCTAAGGCTACTAAAGAATTTAAAGAAGTAATTAAAGATGGTAATATAGGGATAATTTTAAACTTAACTCCTGCATATCCAAGAAGTAATCATCCTGCAGATTTAAAAGCAGCTAGAATAGCTGAGTTATTTGCAAACAAATCTTTCTTAGATCCAGCAGTTAAAGGCAAGTATGATGAAGAGTTAGTAGAACTAGTAAAAAAACATGACTTATTACCTGAATATACAACTGATGAATTAGAAATAATTAGTAATAATAAGGTAAATATTTTAGGTATTAACTATTATCAACCATTAAGAGTTAAGGCAAGAGAATCAAAACCTAATGACGAAGCTCCATTTATGCCAGAATACTATTATGATAATTTTATAATGCCTGGTAGAAGAA
The Streptobacillus felis DNA segment above includes these coding regions:
- a CDS encoding PTS sugar transporter subunit IIC — protein: MKKFMDWMEHKFVPMATKLSSQRHLVAIRDSFIAILPVTMVGSIAVLLNVLFRNIPNEYGFPAVAEFMSPLININGVVWFGSLAILSLVFVVALGYNIATGYKVNPLAGSLVAVASFILFLPQEARFMAEINGAMHEVSSWGFLNFNQYLGATGLFPAMVIGFFSTIIYSKLMIRKVTINLPDSVPPAVNKAFASILPGVIAIYASATLAYLVTTYTGQTLNDLIAKYIQAPLLGLSQGAFSVILLAFLIQLFWFFGLHGHNVLAPFIDGIYQPALLANAEHIAKGGTVETLPYLWTRGSFDAYLQMGGSGITIALIIAIFLFSKREEHRAVAKLGLPMGIFNINEPMIFGMPIVLNPLYLIPFLSVSTICAIIAYVATVLGVVPPVFVQVPWVLPPGLYAFFATGGSISAALLSLFNVFVAFVIWTPFVIMANRIKEN
- a CDS encoding DUF3284 domain-containing protein, translated to MRVEQKIKVTPKEFYDFLIENLKKEMKITGKVKEGMKFNVNLKTKTNQIAKSIVEIIYLIPDTRYSLKYISSLGENIVDYQIEKIGEEEIKIIYDEVYYTESRFQRYNQLFMELIYSFFLKRKKKKMLKAVENYLINRRTEAKND
- a CDS encoding glycoside hydrolase family 1 protein, translated to MIKFPEKFYWGSSISAEQSEGRFSGDGKGLTTWDKFFEVEPYKFHNGIGPETTTSMYKYYVDDVKLLKETGHNTFRTSISWARLIPNGVGEVNEEAVKFYRSYFNALKEEGIQVFVNLSHFDTPLALEEEFGGFASKVVVDAYAKYARTCFELFGDTVKTWFTFNEPIVSVECGYLKQYHYPTEVDPKKAVQVAYNIALASAKATKEFKEVIKDGNIGIILNLTPAYPRSNHPADLKAARIAELFANKSFLDPAVKGKYDEELVELVKKHDLLPEYTTDELEIISNNKVNILGINYYQPLRVKARESKPNDEAPFMPEYYYDNFIMPGRRMNPHRGWEIYPKGLYDISVNIRENYGNIPWFVAENGMGVEGEEKYKVGDMIHDDYRIEFFKEHLEWLHKGIQEGSNCKGYLVWTAIDCWSWLNAYKNRYGLIELDLKTAKRYIKKSGYWFKKLNENNGF